From Gimesia panareensis, the proteins below share one genomic window:
- a CDS encoding antibiotic biosynthesis monooxygenase, translating to MRATDSDPVTMVVTAHPAPGNEKEWEQTLTNTIQASLKFPGHLGTTVLKQESRSRPTYQIVLRFDRLENLERWKNSPEREHWISRLHALEHCPPVITHNTGLETWFEFTHHDEHQPHPPKYKMAIIIWIAVYVSIIPIINLIRPFTSELHFLIGSAITTSITVPLMTWVMIPCLSWLLQKWLYPDANRS from the coding sequence ATGCGCGCAACTGACTCCGACCCCGTCACGATGGTTGTGACGGCGCACCCTGCTCCCGGGAATGAAAAAGAGTGGGAGCAGACCTTAACAAACACCATTCAGGCTTCACTGAAATTCCCCGGCCATTTGGGGACAACTGTTTTGAAACAGGAATCCCGTTCCCGCCCCACATACCAGATCGTGCTGCGGTTCGACCGACTGGAGAATCTGGAACGCTGGAAGAATTCCCCTGAGCGGGAGCACTGGATCTCCCGCCTGCATGCGCTCGAACACTGCCCCCCTGTGATCACACATAACACCGGGTTGGAAACCTGGTTCGAATTTACCCATCACGATGAACATCAGCCGCATCCACCCAAATACAAAATGGCGATCATTATCTGGATCGCCGTCTATGTGAGCATTATTCCGATCATCAATCTGATTCGTCCCTTTACCAGTGAGCTGCATTTTCTGATTGGAAGTGCGATCACCACCTCCATCACGGTTCCACTGATGACCTGGGTGATGATTCCCTGTCTGAGCTGGTTGCTGCAGAAGTGGCTCTATCCCGACGCAAACCGCTCGTAA